A single genomic interval of Puntigrus tetrazona isolate hp1 chromosome 1, ASM1883169v1, whole genome shotgun sequence harbors:
- the tuba8l2 gene encoding tubulin, alpha 8 like 2 yields MRECISVHVGQAGVQMGNTCWELYCLEHGIQPDGQMPSHKPVGGHDDSFTTFFSETGAGKYVPRAIFVDLEPTVIDEVRTGTYRQLFHPEQLISGKEDAANNYARGHYTIGKEIIDSVLDRIRKLADQCTGLQGFLVFHSFGGGTGSGFTSLLMERLSVDFGKKSKLEFAIYPAPQVSTAVVEPYNSILTTHTTLEHSDCAFMVDNEAIYDICRRNLDIERPSYTNLNRLISQIVSSITASLRFDGALNVDLTEFQTNLVPYPRIHFPLATYAPVISAEKAYHEQLSVAEITNSCFEPSNQMVKCDPRHGKYMACCLLYRGDVVPKDVNVAIAAIKTKRSIQFVDWCPTGFKVGINYQPPTVVPGGDLAKVQRAVCMLSNTTAIAEAWARLDHKFDLMYAKRAFVHWYVGEGMEEGEFSEAREDMAALEKDYEEVGIDSFEEDEEGEEF; encoded by the exons ATG CGTGAGTGCATCTCTGTCCACGTCGGCCAGGCCGGCGTCCAGATGGGGAACACCTGCTGGGAGCTGTACTGTCTAGAACACGGTATCCAGCCCGACGGCCAGATGCCCAGCCACAAACCAGTGGGCGGCCATGATGACTCCTTCACTACCTTCTTCAGTGAGACTGGAGCTGGCAAATACGTGCCACGTGCCATCTTTGTAGACCTTGAGCCAACTGTCATTG ACGAGGTCCGCACAGGCACCTATCGTCAGCTGTTTCATCCCGAGCAGCTCATTTCAGGCAAAGAGGATGCAGCGAATAACTACGCCCGTGGGCACTACACCATCGGCAAGGAGATCATTGACTCCGTACTGGACCGCATACGCAAACTG GCTGACCAGTGCACAGGGCTGCAAGGTTTCCTGGTCTTCCACAGCTTCGGTGGAGGCACGGGCTCAGGCTTCACCTCCCTTCTGATGGAGCGCCTCTCTGTCGACTTCGGGAAGAAGTCCAAGCTGGAGTTTGCCATTTATCCGGCTCCACAGGTGTCTACGGCCGTGGTGGAGCCGTACAACTCCATCCTGACCACTCACACCACCCTGGAGCACTCCGACTGTGCCTTCATGGTGGACAACGAGGCCATCTACGACATCTGCAGGAGGAACCTGGACATCGAGCGCCCGTCCTACACCAACCTCAACCGGCTCATCAGCCAGATCGTTTCCTCCATCACCGCCTCTCTGCGCTTCGACGGCGCCTTGAACGTCGACTTGACGGAGTTCCAGACCAACCTGGTGCCCTACCCTCGTATCCACTTCCCCCTGGCCACGTACGCTCCGGTCATCTCCGCCGAGAAGGCCTACCACGAGCAGCTCTCGGTGGCTGAGATCACCAACTCGTGTTTCGAGCCCAGCAACCAGATGGTGAAGTGCGATCCTCGGCACGGGAAGTACATGGCCTGCTGTTTGCTGTACAGGGGGGACGTGGTGCCAAAAGACGTCAACGTCGCCATCGCAGCCATCAAGACCAAAAGAAGCATCCAGTTTGTGGACTGGTGTCCCACCGGCTTCAAGGTGGGCATCAACTATCAGCCCCCGACGGTGGTTCCCGGAGGAGACCTGGCCAAGGTGCAGCGAGCCGTGTGCATGCTGAGCAACACCACGGCCATCGCTGAGGCCTGGGCTCGCCTGGACCACAAGTTTGACCTGATGTATGCCAAGAGAGCCTTCGTGCACTGGTACGTGGGAGAAGGCATGGAAGAGGGAGAGTTCTCTGAGGCCAGAGAAGACATGGCAGCTCTGGAGAAGGATTACGAAGAAGTGGGCATCGATTCATTtgaagaggatgaggaggggGAAGAGTTCTAA
- the mnx2b gene encoding motor neuron and pancreas homeobox 2b isoform X1, translated as MEKSKNFRIDALLAEEPHRGSREVSPGLSSDSPTGSPVSCRRADTPSPRGTPGAIHLQTGIIPKPGLLNLPHPGLTSLPGMYTTPMYPISALGGQHPALAYSGFTQLTQPYPEQLKAAAMAGSLPLEHWIRAGIMVPRLPDYTCEWGSIQMTAPQSGLMGKCRRPRTAFTSQQLLELENQFKLNKYLSRPKRFEVATSLMLTETQVKIWFQNRRMKWKRSRKAKEQAAQVEVERQRGGTKSTNERPGRDGRRAIAQSVEEHEEDDDLEEEEEEEEEEEEGQHKFVNDNLNVTRSTDFLHHASALRYHPDSPFSDDDMEEVGGADRKIGAGL; from the exons ATGGAAAAATCAAAGAACTTCAGGATCGACGCGCTTCTGGCTGAAGAACCACACCGAGGGAGCCGAGAAGTGTCGCCTGGACTGAGCAGCGACAGCCCGACGGGGAGCCCGGTGTCCTGCAGGCGCGCAGACACTCCGTCCCCGCGCGGGACCCCTGGTGCCATACACCTCCAAACCGGAATCATACCCAAACCAGGGCTGCTCAATCTCCCACACCCAGGACTCACTTCGCTTCCAGGCATGTACACGACGCCCATGTACCCCATTTCAGCTTTGGGAGGTCAGCACCCTGCCCTGGCGTACTCGGGTTTTACGCAGCTGACGCAGCCGTACCCGGAGCAGCTGAAGGCGGCGGCGATGGCCGGGTCTTTACCGCTGGAGCACTGGATACGAGCCGGCATCATGGTACCACGACTGCCCGATTACACCTGTGAGTGGGGTAGCATTCAGATGA CAGCCCCCCAGTCCGGTCTGATGGGTAAATGTCGTAGGCCGAGGACGGCGTTTACCAGTCAACAGCTACTGGAGCTGGAAAACCAGTTTAAACTTAACAAGTACCTTTCCAGACCAAAGCGCTTCGAAGTGGCCACATCGCTCATGCTGACTGAGACACAG GTCAAGATCTGGTTCCAGAACCGGCGAATGAAGTGGAAACGCAGCCGTAAGGCTAAAGAACAGGCCGCGCAGGTCGAGGTCGAGCGTCAACGCGGCGGAACCAAATCGACCAATGAGAGGCCGGGGAGAGACGGCCGCAGGGCCATCGCTCAGAGTGTGGAGGAGCACGAGGAGGACGACGATcttgaggaggaggaggaggaagaggaggaggaagaggaagggcAACACAAATTCGTAAACGACAACCTCAACGTAACACGTTCCACAGACTTTCTGCACCATGCGTCTGCGTTAAGATACCACCCCGACAGCCCGTTCTCTGACGACGACATGGAGGAGGTGGGAGGAGCCGACAGGAAGATCGGGGCGGGGTTATGA
- the stk16 gene encoding serine/threonine-protein kinase 16: MGQALCICSRSAITIDNKRYYFIQKLEEGGFSYVDLVEGAQDGRFYALKRILCHDREGRKEAQTEVEMHRLFSHPNILSLTSHTFMERGGKCEAWLLLPYISKGSLWSVLEKLRDKGGSMTEGRILHVLQGICEGLRAIHDKGYAHRDLKPTNVLLDENDRPLLMDLGSMNKARIEVRGSREAMTVQDWAAQRCTISYRAPELFNVESHCIIDERTDIWSLGCVLYCMMMLEGPYDLIFQKGDSVALAVQNPVSIPQPCSYSQGLQTLLSSTMVANPQERPRISWVLDQVQNLRDLNGTDVDTDRV; encoded by the exons ATGGGACAAGCTCTGTGTATCTGCTCTCGCAGTGCCATCACCATTGACAACAAGAGATACTACTTCATCCAGAAACTAGAAGAAGG AGGTTTCAGCTACGTGGATCTGGTAGAAGGTGCACAAGATGGCCGTTTCTACGCTCTAAAGCGCATTCTCTGCCATGACCGCGAGGGCCGCAAAGAGGCTCAGACCGAGGTGGAGATGCACCGCCTTTTCAGCCATCCCAACATCCTCAGCCTGACCTCACACACCTTCATGGAGCGCGGCGGGAAGTGCGAGGCCTGGCTGCTGCTACCCTACATCAGT AAGGGAAGTCTGTGGTCCGTTCTGGAGAAGCTGCGGGATAAAGGGGGCTCTATGACCGAGGGCCGCATACTACACGTTCTGCAAGGCATCTGCGAAGGCCTCAGAGCTATTCACGATAAAGGCTATGCACACAG GGACTTGAAACCCACCAACGTTTTACTGGATGAGAACGATCGTCCCTTATTAATGGACTTGGGCTCCATGAACAAGGCCAGGATTGAAGTTCGAGGGTCACGGGAGGCCATGACGGTCCAG GACTGGGCCGCTCAGAGGTGCACCATCTCCTACAGAGCACCAGAGCTCTTTAACGTGGAGAGTCACTGTATCATTGATGAAAGAACAGACATTTGG TCTCTAGGCTGTGTGCTGTACTGCATGATGATGCTGGAGGGACCGTATGACCTGATTTTTCAGAAGGGTGACAGCGTGGCTCTCGCCGTCCAGAATCCGGTCTCCATTCCACAGCCGTGCAG TTATTCTCAAGGTCTTCAAACCCTCCTCAGCTCCACTATGGTGGCCAATCCTCAAGAAAGGCCCAGAATCAGCTGGGTCCTTGACCAGGTCCAGAACCTTCGGGACTTAAACGGTACAGACGTAGATACCGACAGAGTATGA
- the mnx2b gene encoding motor neuron and pancreas homeobox 2b isoform X2, with protein MEKSKNFRIDALLAEEPHRGSREVSPGLSSDSPTGSPVSCRRADTPSPRGTPGAIHLQTGIIPKPGLLNLPHPGLTSLPGMYTTPMYPISALGGQHPALAYSGFTQLTQPYPEQLKAAAMAGSLPLEHWIRAGIMVPRLPDYTSAPQSGLMGKCRRPRTAFTSQQLLELENQFKLNKYLSRPKRFEVATSLMLTETQVKIWFQNRRMKWKRSRKAKEQAAQVEVERQRGGTKSTNERPGRDGRRAIAQSVEEHEEDDDLEEEEEEEEEEEEGQHKFVNDNLNVTRSTDFLHHASALRYHPDSPFSDDDMEEVGGADRKIGAGL; from the exons ATGGAAAAATCAAAGAACTTCAGGATCGACGCGCTTCTGGCTGAAGAACCACACCGAGGGAGCCGAGAAGTGTCGCCTGGACTGAGCAGCGACAGCCCGACGGGGAGCCCGGTGTCCTGCAGGCGCGCAGACACTCCGTCCCCGCGCGGGACCCCTGGTGCCATACACCTCCAAACCGGAATCATACCCAAACCAGGGCTGCTCAATCTCCCACACCCAGGACTCACTTCGCTTCCAGGCATGTACACGACGCCCATGTACCCCATTTCAGCTTTGGGAGGTCAGCACCCTGCCCTGGCGTACTCGGGTTTTACGCAGCTGACGCAGCCGTACCCGGAGCAGCTGAAGGCGGCGGCGATGGCCGGGTCTTTACCGCTGGAGCACTGGATACGAGCCGGCATCATGGTACCACGACTGCCCGATTACACCT CAGCCCCCCAGTCCGGTCTGATGGGTAAATGTCGTAGGCCGAGGACGGCGTTTACCAGTCAACAGCTACTGGAGCTGGAAAACCAGTTTAAACTTAACAAGTACCTTTCCAGACCAAAGCGCTTCGAAGTGGCCACATCGCTCATGCTGACTGAGACACAG GTCAAGATCTGGTTCCAGAACCGGCGAATGAAGTGGAAACGCAGCCGTAAGGCTAAAGAACAGGCCGCGCAGGTCGAGGTCGAGCGTCAACGCGGCGGAACCAAATCGACCAATGAGAGGCCGGGGAGAGACGGCCGCAGGGCCATCGCTCAGAGTGTGGAGGAGCACGAGGAGGACGACGATcttgaggaggaggaggaggaagaggaggaggaagaggaagggcAACACAAATTCGTAAACGACAACCTCAACGTAACACGTTCCACAGACTTTCTGCACCATGCGTCTGCGTTAAGATACCACCCCGACAGCCCGTTCTCTGACGACGACATGGAGGAGGTGGGAGGAGCCGACAGGAAGATCGGGGCGGGGTTATGA